The sequence CACGGCCACGGCTCGCTTGATCCAGGAATAGGAATTGCCCTGCTTGGATACAAGAATATTTTTTGCAGTAAAGTAGGACGCATAATGCTTTTCGTCTTCAACCGGATGCGGCCGGATGACGATTGTGTGGTCCGGGAACGCGGCCGTTAGTTTTTTTATAAGAGGTATCATGCGTTGCAACGTGTGGTTGTCTTTAACCGTTGCTCGCTCCAAACGTTCCAGTCCCATCTTTAGCGAAATATGAAGTTCTCTGAGCGCTTCAGCTCCGGCGACATAGTGAGCGGAAGCCCAATTGGAGTTAATGAGAATAAATTTTTCCGGAAAGCAAAGTTGTTCTTCCGCTTTTGTTTGGCGGAATGTTTCAACTTCTTGCAAGTCAAACTTGGGATGCCCTGAGGCGACGATTTTGTCTGGGTCGCCGCCATTGGCGACCATAAAATCTCGATACGCTTCGCCCCAGCAAAAAATTTTGCGCAATTTGTCTTGAACCTTGACCGGTGCCAAACGGCAATTCCCTGATGTGGAAAACTTGGCGCCTCCTTCTTCATCAAGGCTATAGATGTTCATCGCCGGGCGGGCGTATTCACTCAGGTTTGCCATTTCTTTGGCAATATAACATATTGGAATGTCCGCGGCATCCTTTCTGAAAAATCTCCAAATGCGGGCACGGTGGCCTATCAAAACCGGAAATCCGGCTTTAATGAAGTTGGCCGACAAGAACAACAATGGGCTGATTTCCCGTCCTTTGACTTCTATGGCAATACAGACCAGTGGAGTTCTCATTGTATTCTCTTTTTGTAATACCGTACAATAACAAGGTTGCACGGCAGCAGCTCATTATGCGGAGCAACGCTTCAACACCGTTGTTCCCCAGGAAAGCCCGACCCCGAATCCCGAGATGAGGATAGTACGTTGTTTTTCTTGCAGCCGCGGCTGCAGCGTCATGGGAATGGTGGAAGAAACCGTATTCCCGATGCGGGCCAAGGCAAAGGGAACCTTTTCCGCGGGAACCCCCAGTCGTTTGGCCATGTTTTCCACGATGTACCTGGAAGCCTGATGCAGCACGAAAAGGTCAACGTCTGCGGGCGTAAGCTGGTTTTGTTCCAGGCATTTTTTTATTTGTCGGGGAACGGTTCCCAAGCTGAAATTAAAAATACTCCGGCCGTCCATTTGCAGTCGGCCTGTTTTTTCGACGGAAAGGAGCTGGTGTTTGGTTCCGTCGTTTTCAAAAAGGCAATGACCGAGCTGATACAACGGGTCCGTCCCGATCAAGGTACAGGTTGCTCCGTCGCCGAACAAAAGTTCCGTCACCACGTCTTCGCTATCCAGTACCTTGGAGTAAGGATCCGCTGTAAACAACAGCCCGCAACGCATGCCGTTGGCCTGCATGAAAGCGTTGAGAATGGAAAGTCCGTGGACATAGCCGGAGCACCCCAGGGAAACGTCAAAGGCGGCGGCTCCGTGAAGTCCAAGCTTGCCCTGTACGATGGAAGAGGTATGCGGCAATCCGTGTCCGTCCGGGGTTTGTGTCACCACGACGATGCATTCCACGGATTCGGGATCTATGGGCGTGCGCTCGCAAAGGTTTTCAAAGGCGGCGACACACAAATCCGATGTTTCGGTTTCCGGCTGTTTCCGCCGCAACTCGGTAAACCCGATTTTGTCCCGAATGAAATCCTCGGGACGGTCAAAGGTCTGGGCGCGACGAAGATTGTCGATAACAACGTCACCATAGGAGACCCCTATGTCAACAATTCCGATCATTCCAGCGACTCCTGGCTAAACTTTGCGAACAATTGATTCGAGCGTGCTGGTAGGCTGCAAAAAAAGCACAAAAAAGTTCTATTCCGCCTTGTCGTTGCCGTAGACCGCCGAGCATGGGGACACAACACCCCGGTCCCGACATCCGAAGAGTCCCTCCAATATATTGTTCCAGTCTTCTTTTCAACTCGCATGGGGGCGGCTTGTGCCGGAGCGGGGCGGGTACGGTTCGGTCGGCCGGGGACGCCGCAAAATCTACGGCGGGCCAACAGGGATCGTCTTGCAGGCACGGGGTGTCTGAGGCGGCGTGTTCAAGTGAAAGGCACGGTATCTGCATGGTTGGTTCCCAAACGGCAAAAAACCGTCAATATCAGGAGCCGAACCATGAAGAACCGATGCTGCAAGTGCGGATTGTCCATTGATTCCTGGGACTTTTACGTACAATCCCGTGAAGGGAACATTTGCAGTTCCTGTTTGGTGGCCCAGGACGCGCTTGACGAGGACATTCGTGCCTTGTTCAAGACCGCGCCCTCCCGGAAGACCGCCCTGGCCGCCCTGCGGGAAATGCCCCAGGCCGAGCTGGAGACGGAACCTTTGATTTTGGCCCGGTCCAGCGGCTGATTCCGCGCCCGGGCCGAGGCAGGGCAAAAAAACGCCTTGCCGGAGGAACGCCATGTCCGCCATGCGTTGTGAGATTTGCGGTGCACGATTGGATGATCGGGAATTTTACCTCGGCGTCAGGGGCCGTTGTGTCTGTCCCGCCTGTGTTCCCCTGTTCCGGAGCGTTGTTCCCCAGGGCAGGCCGGGCAGCACTCCCAGGGGTCAGTGGTTTGACACGGTCCCCAACGGCCCGACATCACGCCGGACCGTGCTGGTCGGCAACGCGCCGCATTTGCGCCCCATGTTCCGCTGATCCAGCGGCGGGACGGTTTGCGCCGCGCTACTCATTCCCGGGCAGCCAAAGATAATAGACACCGCATTCCCTGGGCAGGCCCGAGCCGAGTGCTGTTCCGAGCAATCCGGCATCCAGCAGGGCGGGGCGCACCAGGCGGGCGGACGCGTTATACGCCGTATCATTGGCGTATCGCTGGTCCCGGTAGGCCACGAGTTTCGCATCCTCGGGCAATTCCGCCAAC is a genomic window of Paucidesulfovibrio gracilis DSM 16080 containing:
- a CDS encoding surface carbohydrate biosynthesis protein; the encoded protein is MRTPLVCIAIEVKGREISPLLFLSANFIKAGFPVLIGHRARIWRFFRKDAADIPICYIAKEMANLSEYARPAMNIYSLDEEGGAKFSTSGNCRLAPVKVQDKLRKIFCWGEAYRDFMVANGGDPDKIVASGHPKFDLQEVETFRQTKAEEQLCFPEKFILINSNWASAHYVAGAEALRELHISLKMGLERLERATVKDNHTLQRMIPLIKKLTAAFPDHTIVIRPHPVEDEKHYASYFTAKNILVSKQGNSYSWIKRAVAVIHNDCTTGIEAFTMGKPVISYTGPETNMDSMAVQISQATDDADEVIALVRNAIANNGRSNLLPEEREERMAKLRKLLANIDGQSASDTIVSTVLQDYTMEELPAYTLPKPKSWVYRTAKKGKRIIRNIKLRLSHDAKKNFLKRTLRGKFPGLALSEVLERLERFQVCPPSSGECTVVEYDIDTFLLTPGPAWKPPQEH
- a CDS encoding ketoacyl-ACP synthase III, with amino-acid sequence MIGIVDIGVSYGDVVIDNLRRAQTFDRPEDFIRDKIGFTELRRKQPETETSDLCVAAFENLCERTPIDPESVECIVVVTQTPDGHGLPHTSSIVQGKLGLHGAAAFDVSLGCSGYVHGLSILNAFMQANGMRCGLLFTADPYSKVLDSEDVVTELLFGDGATCTLIGTDPLYQLGHCLFENDGTKHQLLSVEKTGRLQMDGRSIFNFSLGTVPRQIKKCLEQNQLTPADVDLFVLHQASRYIVENMAKRLGVPAEKVPFALARIGNTVSSTIPMTLQPRLQEKQRTILISGFGVGLSWGTTVLKRCSA